The following proteins are co-located in the Deltaproteobacteria bacterium genome:
- a CDS encoding acyltransferase yields MMVVAGHIGHNPRWAGSYAVFGFYMLSGFLMTNILHEAYGLDAAGMRRYFVNRALRIYPAYWCALLLSIFAVALAPQSANVLNPVLHMPSSLLAWVSNASLFGLTIPVPQRLVPPAWSLNVELSFYIALPLLLCRWRVGTVIWFAISSGYTAYMVYQGRPFLVRYAPLAAASLPFSIGALVWHFRRALPSVSTPLLGVAFVAYLANLSGARVWWTDPKLQGFYVSLALSSVLLVGLSQRTTARPWLQYVDRQLGRLSYPIFLLHWTIATLVAATGAIAPTRGGMLFCVTIVPLNLTAFAVASFVEGPVERFRTRVRARAPR; encoded by the coding sequence ATGATGGTTGTGGCCGGCCACATCGGACACAACCCTCGGTGGGCGGGCAGCTACGCGGTGTTCGGCTTCTACATGCTGAGCGGCTTTCTGATGACGAACATCCTGCACGAGGCCTATGGCCTCGACGCCGCGGGGATGCGTCGCTACTTCGTCAATCGCGCGCTGCGCATCTATCCCGCGTACTGGTGCGCGTTGCTCTTGTCAATCTTCGCGGTGGCGCTTGCACCGCAGAGTGCGAACGTCCTGAACCCGGTCTTGCACATGCCGTCATCTCTGTTGGCTTGGGTATCGAACGCGAGCCTCTTCGGTCTGACGATTCCCGTGCCGCAGCGGCTTGTGCCGCCCGCGTGGTCGCTGAACGTCGAACTGAGCTTCTACATCGCGCTGCCGTTGCTGCTGTGCCGGTGGCGCGTCGGCACTGTGATTTGGTTCGCGATCAGCAGCGGATACACGGCCTACATGGTCTATCAAGGACGACCGTTCTTGGTTCGCTACGCTCCGCTAGCCGCAGCCAGCTTGCCTTTCAGCATCGGCGCCTTGGTATGGCATTTCCGTCGCGCGCTACCGAGCGTCTCAACGCCTCTGCTCGGCGTCGCGTTCGTTGCCTATCTGGCGAACCTCAGCGGAGCGCGAGTGTGGTGGACCGATCCGAAACTTCAGGGGTTCTATGTGTCGCTCGCGTTGAGTTCGGTTCTGCTCGTAGGCCTGAGCCAGCGGACAACGGCGCGACCGTGGTTGCAGTACGTCGATCGCCAATTGGGTCGACTATCGTATCCGATCTTCCTCTTGCACTGGACGATTGCGACGTTGGTGGCCGCGACTGGAGCAATTGCGCCTACGAGAGGCGGCATGTTGTTCTGCGTCACGATCGTCCCGCTCAACTTGACGGCGTTCGCCGTCGCGTCGTTCGTCGAGGGACCTGTGGAACGCTTCCGCACTCGAGTGCGCGCGCGAGCGCCGCGGTAG
- a CDS encoding glycosyltransferase family 2 protein → MRFSVIVPTYNRKDLLRRCLATVVDQDYADYEVIVVDDASTDGSGEMVRHEFSRVHYIRQPEHQGQFVARNRGIQASDGDLLAFVDDDCVYSRDWLAAHAKYYGDSRIGAVGSQKGPLVPDFYYKFHAAHYSDQYRAVQRMERITARQQNLRTGSMSIARCAIERVGGFDEQFVKGSTQDLVRRISSAGFQFVCDPALYVEHTQTFTLRTFLADRFHEASGQIMTDVKEGTVRARRFVPLLNVGRTWKVWRNFHEMFGGSIRIFAAFWGLALLTRWAEVAGRANYYWTDGRNYRRPA, encoded by the coding sequence ATGCGCTTTTCCGTCATCGTCCCGACTTACAACCGAAAGGATCTGCTGCGCCGCTGTCTGGCGACGGTGGTCGACCAGGACTATGCGGACTACGAGGTGATCGTCGTCGATGACGCGTCCACTGACGGCAGCGGAGAAATGGTTCGGCACGAGTTTTCCCGAGTTCACTACATCCGCCAACCGGAACATCAGGGACAGTTCGTTGCGCGCAATCGTGGCATCCAAGCGTCCGACGGTGACCTGCTCGCCTTCGTCGATGACGACTGCGTGTACTCGCGTGATTGGCTGGCGGCACATGCGAAATACTACGGCGACAGCCGAATAGGCGCAGTAGGATCCCAAAAGGGACCACTGGTCCCCGACTTCTACTACAAGTTCCACGCGGCGCATTACTCTGACCAGTACCGGGCGGTGCAGCGTATGGAACGCATTACTGCGCGGCAGCAAAACCTGAGAACGGGCAGCATGAGCATCGCTCGCTGCGCGATTGAGCGTGTGGGCGGGTTCGATGAGCAGTTCGTGAAAGGTTCCACGCAAGATCTCGTCAGGCGCATCAGTAGCGCCGGCTTTCAATTTGTCTGCGACCCAGCCCTGTACGTGGAGCACACGCAGACCTTCACCCTGCGGACGTTCTTGGCGGACCGATTTCACGAGGCGTCGGGGCAGATCATGACTGACGTCAAAGAGGGCACGGTACGCGCACGGCGTTTCGTTCCGCTGCTCAACGTAGGGCGCACCTGGAAAGTCTGGCGCAACTTCCACGAGATGTTTGGTGGATCGATCCGCATCTTTGCGGCATTTTGGGGGCTGGCTCTTCTCACTCGGTGGGCGGAAGTGGCCGGCCGTGCCAACTACTACTGGACGGACGGTCGCAACTATCGGAGGCCCGCCTGA
- the bamD gene encoding outer membrane protein assembly factor BamD, which translates to MALAASGCGAKKKLLPEGYFKQATADFENGAFPIAIDEYKEMLDQYPFDEHAEEAELKIAHAQYLAGNLTEAVASLTDFQRRHPTSPQLPFVGYALGLCYARQMGTIDRDQTASQNAHNYFATVAQQYPNSPFAELAREQLALCRNNLAGHELYVADFYAHKDNQKAAEYRLLGLLGRYDDTDVAADALTQLARAYRKGNDPERALLADAALAQHFPNTKQARSARRRIEKQGQEELLANDPMPRLLAGVPQSRDITFSPPVQVPGLDKPDHAPASAAAAQPPSPFGHSGSRY; encoded by the coding sequence GTGGCGCTCGCGGCGAGCGGCTGCGGCGCCAAGAAGAAGCTGCTGCCGGAAGGCTACTTCAAACAAGCCACCGCCGACTTCGAGAATGGCGCCTTCCCGATCGCCATCGATGAGTACAAGGAGATGCTCGACCAGTACCCGTTCGACGAACACGCCGAGGAGGCCGAGCTGAAGATCGCGCATGCGCAGTACCTCGCCGGCAATCTCACCGAGGCCGTCGCCTCGCTGACCGACTTTCAGCGCCGTCATCCGACGAGTCCGCAACTGCCGTTCGTCGGCTACGCGCTGGGCCTCTGCTACGCGCGCCAAATGGGGACCATCGATCGCGACCAGACCGCCTCGCAGAACGCGCACAACTACTTCGCCACCGTCGCGCAACAGTACCCCAACAGTCCGTTCGCGGAATTGGCGCGCGAGCAACTCGCGTTGTGCCGCAACAACCTCGCCGGTCACGAACTCTACGTGGCCGACTTCTACGCGCACAAGGATAACCAGAAGGCAGCGGAGTACCGACTGCTCGGATTGCTCGGCCGTTACGACGACACTGATGTCGCCGCCGACGCGCTGACTCAACTCGCGCGCGCGTACCGTAAAGGGAACGACCCCGAACGCGCGCTGCTCGCCGATGCGGCGCTGGCGCAGCACTTCCCCAACACCAAGCAGGCGCGCAGCGCGCGGCGACGGATCGAGAAGCAGGGTCAGGAAGAGTTGCTCGCCAACGACCCGATGCCGCGGCTGCTCGCCGGTGTGCCGCAGTCACGCGACATCACCTTCTCGCCGCCGGTCCAAGTGCCCGGCTTGGACAAACCTGACCACGCACCCGCCTCCGCCGCCGCGGCCCAGCCACCCTCGCCGTTCGGCCACTCTGGTAGTCGCTACTGA
- a CDS encoding HesA/MoeB/ThiF family protein → MMSGRQTTCEADQTVADRERLRNGRVLVVGAGGLGCPAALALALAGVGTIGLIDADRVDLSNLHRQILHTDADIGIAKVESARVKLAALHPAVTIRAIEERLTANTLPALFRQFDFVIDGTDTAASKFLINDGAVLTGTPYSHAGILGFRGQTFTVIPHRSACYRCLFPTPPPADEVPTCQEAGVIGMVAGAIGAIQAAEAIKFLLRRGELLTNRLLTFDALTARWRSITLKSNPHCPLCSARPTIQSLAAEADAAWPELTVGGGLRVSSSCGDRR, encoded by the coding sequence ATGATGAGCGGTCGCCAGACGACATGCGAAGCTGACCAAACGGTTGCGGACCGCGAGCGGCTGCGCAATGGCCGCGTCCTCGTCGTCGGAGCCGGCGGACTGGGTTGCCCCGCGGCGTTGGCTCTGGCGCTGGCGGGCGTCGGCACTATCGGGCTCATCGACGCCGACCGCGTCGACTTGTCGAATCTGCACCGCCAGATCCTGCACACTGATGCCGACATTGGCATCGCGAAAGTCGAGTCGGCCCGTGTGAAGCTCGCGGCGTTGCATCCCGCGGTGACCATTCGTGCAATCGAAGAGCGTCTGACCGCGAATACGTTGCCGGCGCTGTTTCGCCAGTTCGACTTCGTCATCGACGGTACCGACACCGCGGCGAGCAAGTTTCTCATCAACGACGGCGCGGTCCTGACCGGAACGCCGTACTCGCACGCCGGCATCCTCGGTTTCCGCGGCCAGACCTTCACCGTGATCCCGCACCGCAGCGCCTGCTACCGCTGCTTGTTTCCAACGCCACCACCCGCAGACGAAGTTCCGACCTGCCAGGAAGCCGGCGTGATCGGCATGGTGGCCGGAGCCATCGGAGCGATCCAGGCGGCCGAAGCGATCAAGTTTCTGCTGCGACGCGGCGAGTTGCTGACCAACCGCTTGCTGACGTTCGATGCGCTCACTGCGCGCTGGCGCAGCATCACATTGAAGAGCAATCCGCACTGCCCTCTGTGCAGTGCGCGCCCGACGATTCAATCGCTCGCGGCGGAGGCTGACGCGGCATGGCCCGAGTTGACGGTTGGTGGCGGATTGCGGGTTTCCTCTTCCTGTGGAGATCGTCGATGA
- a CDS encoding threonine synthase has translation MSCVTGLRCRECGQPYPIEPLHVCETCFGPLEVVYDYAAVARTLTREAIAQRPRNLWRYRELLPVNGEPRIGLHSGFTPLVRADRLATVLGVSELYIKDDSVNHPTFSYKDRVVSVAISKAIEFGFDTVSCASTGNLANSVSAHAARAGLNCFIFIPHDLESGKVVGSAIYGPRTIAIRGNYDDVNRLCSEVADKYGWAFVNINIRPYYTEGAKTYGFEVAEQLGWRLPQHIVVPTAGGTILPKVAKAFHEFVQVGLVENTPVKIYSAQAAGCAPVINALHRGSDLITPVKPNTIAKSIAIGNPADGYYVLQAVRESGGWGEAVTDVEIVDAIKLLARTEGIFTEPAGGTTVAVAKKLIEQGRIPRNESIVISVTGNGYKTLEAVRDNVEQPFTIDARLGEFDQLYRQLNTTPAAARA, from the coding sequence ATGAGTTGCGTAACCGGATTACGTTGTCGCGAATGCGGCCAGCCATACCCGATCGAGCCGCTGCACGTGTGTGAGACCTGCTTTGGTCCGCTCGAAGTCGTGTACGACTACGCCGCGGTCGCGCGCACGTTGACGCGCGAGGCGATCGCGCAACGCCCGCGCAATCTCTGGCGGTATCGCGAACTGCTGCCGGTCAACGGCGAGCCGCGCATCGGTCTGCACTCGGGGTTTACGCCGCTGGTCCGCGCCGACCGCCTCGCCACTGTCCTGGGCGTCAGCGAGCTGTACATCAAGGACGATTCGGTGAACCATCCGACGTTCTCCTACAAAGATCGCGTGGTGTCGGTGGCGATCTCAAAGGCCATCGAGTTCGGCTTCGACACGGTCTCGTGCGCCTCGACCGGCAACCTCGCCAACAGTGTATCGGCGCACGCGGCGCGCGCAGGACTGAACTGTTTCATTTTCATTCCGCACGATCTCGAGAGCGGCAAAGTCGTCGGCTCCGCTATCTATGGACCCCGGACCATCGCGATCCGCGGCAACTACGACGACGTCAACCGCCTGTGCAGCGAGGTCGCCGACAAGTACGGCTGGGCTTTCGTCAACATCAACATCCGGCCATACTACACCGAAGGTGCGAAAACCTATGGCTTCGAGGTCGCGGAACAACTCGGGTGGCGGCTGCCGCAACACATCGTCGTCCCGACCGCGGGCGGCACGATCCTGCCCAAAGTGGCTAAGGCGTTCCACGAGTTCGTGCAGGTCGGTTTAGTGGAGAACACGCCCGTGAAGATCTACTCGGCGCAAGCGGCGGGCTGCGCGCCGGTGATCAATGCGCTGCATCGCGGCAGCGATCTGATCACACCGGTGAAGCCGAACACGATTGCCAAGTCGATCGCCATCGGCAACCCCGCCGATGGCTACTACGTGCTGCAAGCGGTGCGCGAGTCGGGCGGCTGGGGCGAAGCGGTGACCGATGTCGAGATCGTCGATGCGATCAAGCTGCTGGCGCGCACCGAAGGTATCTTCACCGAACCTGCCGGCGGCACCACCGTCGCCGTCGCCAAGAAGTTGATCGAGCAAGGCCGCATTCCACGCAACGAATCGATCGTCATCAGCGTCACTGGCAACGGCTACAAGACGCTGGAGGCCGTGCGCGACAACGTCGAGCAGCCCTTCACCATCGACGCTCGGCTCGGCGAGTTCGATCAACTGTATCGCCAACTGAACACCACGCCCGCGGCGGCGCGCGCGTGA
- a CDS encoding MoaD/ThiS family protein, with translation MSIQVRIPTPLRRFTNGADEVGMNGATIGAVVNQLEQQFPGIKERLCDDAGNVRRFVNIYVNGDDIRFLNHLETPVKDGDEVSIVPAIAGG, from the coding sequence ATGAGCATTCAAGTTCGCATCCCCACACCGCTGCGCCGTTTCACCAACGGCGCCGACGAAGTCGGCATGAACGGCGCCACCATCGGCGCCGTCGTCAACCAGCTCGAGCAGCAGTTTCCCGGTATCAAGGAACGGCTCTGCGACGACGCCGGCAACGTCCGCCGCTTCGTGAACATTTACGTCAATGGTGACGACATCCGCTTCCTCAATCACCTCGAAACGCCGGTCAAGGACGGCGACGAAGTCTCCATCGTCCCGGCTATCGCCGGCGGGTGA
- a CDS encoding cysteine synthase family protein, whose product MSARPHIAETHEQAAPAASTPPRRALSVLDLIGNTPLVEIARLRAAFRTKQGRAISPKVRIYAKLEGFNPGGSVKDRPALWMLREGIRAGQLTAGKVVLDSTSGNTGIALAMIGAVMGYAVELVMPANVSRERKKIIGAYGAQIHYSDQLEGSDGAIRMCRKVLAENPERYFKPDQYSNVNNPQAHYDSTGPEIYCATNAGVTHFVASIGTGGTIMGTGRYLKAQNPKIQIIAVEPDDALHGLEGLKHMASSIVPSIYHEQELDRKVGVGTEDAYDTVYRLSTQEGLVVGQSSGAAMWATLQVAAELDEGVFVVIFPDFGDKYLSTNLWAGWKDWHQRERRQA is encoded by the coding sequence ATGTCGGCTCGCCCGCACATCGCCGAAACGCACGAGCAAGCGGCGCCGGCTGCGAGCACTCCGCCGCGCCGCGCGCTCTCTGTGCTCGACCTCATCGGCAACACGCCGTTGGTCGAGATCGCCCGCTTGCGCGCCGCGTTTCGCACGAAACAAGGACGCGCGATCTCGCCCAAGGTTCGCATCTACGCCAAGCTCGAAGGCTTCAACCCGGGCGGATCGGTGAAGGATCGCCCGGCGCTGTGGATGCTGCGCGAAGGCATTCGTGCCGGTCAGTTGACGGCGGGCAAAGTCGTTCTCGATTCCACCTCGGGCAACACCGGCATCGCGCTCGCGATGATCGGTGCTGTGATGGGCTATGCGGTCGAGTTGGTGATGCCCGCCAACGTCAGCCGCGAACGCAAGAAGATCATCGGCGCGTACGGCGCGCAGATTCACTACAGCGATCAACTGGAAGGTTCTGATGGTGCCATCCGCATGTGCCGCAAGGTGCTGGCGGAAAATCCGGAACGCTATTTCAAACCGGATCAGTACTCCAACGTCAACAATCCGCAGGCGCACTACGACAGCACCGGTCCGGAGATCTACTGCGCGACCAACGCCGGCGTCACTCACTTCGTCGCCAGCATCGGCACCGGCGGCACCATCATGGGCACCGGCCGCTACCTCAAGGCGCAGAACCCGAAGATTCAGATCATCGCCGTCGAACCCGACGACGCCTTGCACGGGCTCGAAGGCCTCAAACACATGGCCAGCTCGATCGTGCCGAGCATCTACCACGAGCAGGAACTCGACCGGAAAGTGGGAGTCGGCACCGAAGACGCCTACGACACCGTCTACCGCCTTAGCACGCAAGAGGGACTGGTAGTCGGGCAGTCGTCCGGCGCCGCGATGTGGGCCACCCTGCAAGTGGCGGCAGAACTCGACGAAGGCGTCTTCGTCGTCATCTTCCCCGACTTTGGCGACAAGTATCTCAGCACCAATCTGTGGGCCGGCTGGAAGGATTGGCACCAGCGCGAGCGGCGGCAGGCATGA
- a CDS encoding NIL domain-containing protein encodes MTRETNIARKVRERVYLTYPTRLIKEPLIYQVGHKFKVVTNIRGANINDTIGLVALELDGTQAEVDRAIAWLRDKGVNVEPIEKNVIE; translated from the coding sequence ATGACCCGCGAAACCAACATCGCCCGCAAAGTTCGCGAACGGGTGTATCTCACCTACCCCACCCGTCTGATCAAGGAGCCGTTGATCTATCAGGTAGGCCACAAGTTCAAGGTCGTCACCAACATTCGCGGCGCCAACATCAACGACACCATCGGCTTGGTCGCGCTCGAACTCGACGGCACACAGGCGGAAGTCGACCGCGCCATCGCGTGGTTGCGCGACAAAGGCGTCAACGTCGAACCGATCGAGAAGAATGTGATCGAGTAG
- a CDS encoding ThiF family adenylyltransferase, which produces MLSDAQIERYSRQVILPEVGAAGQQRLLDGGVALVRSPASDAALLYLAASGVGRIGLIEGSHPRSALTALAMNPDVTIEALTVDQVHESAMSTYALMIDASGSEAHHQRLNRTCVALGIPFLVGAMHGSTATLAMLVGPATKAPCYACVAPQLDIGNRAESALDAATTILLGSLLAAEALKCLLDVGSSLSAQRLTYDSASATFEYTPLTRRPDCPVCGDA; this is translated from the coding sequence ATGCTCAGCGATGCGCAAATCGAACGCTACAGCCGCCAAGTGATCTTGCCGGAAGTCGGCGCCGCCGGACAGCAACGCTTGCTCGATGGCGGGGTGGCATTGGTGCGCTCGCCGGCGAGCGATGCGGCGCTGCTGTATCTCGCGGCCAGCGGCGTTGGCCGCATCGGTCTCATCGAAGGCTCGCACCCGCGTAGCGCGCTGACCGCTCTCGCGATGAATCCCGATGTGACCATCGAAGCACTCACAGTCGACCAGGTGCACGAGAGCGCGATGAGCACCTACGCGCTAATGATCGACGCGAGCGGGAGTGAAGCGCACCACCAGCGACTCAATCGCACCTGCGTGGCGCTCGGCATTCCGTTTCTCGTTGGGGCGATGCACGGATCGACGGCGACGCTCGCGATGCTGGTTGGACCGGCGACGAAAGCACCGTGCTACGCGTGCGTTGCGCCGCAGCTCGACATCGGCAATCGCGCCGAGTCAGCGCTCGACGCCGCTACAACCATCCTGCTCGGCTCGTTGCTCGCAGCCGAGGCCCTCAAGTGCTTGCTCGATGTAGGATCATCGCTGAGTGCCCAACGACTCACCTACGACTCGGCCAGCGCGACATTCGAGTACACGCCGCTGACGCGGCGCCCGGACTGCCCCGTGTGCGGTGACGCGTGA
- a CDS encoding DASS family sodium-coupled anion symporter, with amino-acid sequence MAADTEVVIDTRRLWVILLSRGRKTYLLAAGALLYWALAAMPQPSGLSREGQKAIAAFGLCVFYWIFNVLPLMITSLLAIILLPLTGVMRSGQAYALFGNEAVFFILGAFILAACFMKSGLSTRIALTILHRFGSTPRTLLLTVYLLNSIMAFFMSEHAVAAMNFPIVAEMVAVLGLQRLRSNYARALFLAMAWGTSIGGIATLLGGARAPLALGILREATGQSYGFLEWTLLALPLVVVLMVAGYWIILWFFPIEIDSIEGVEQLLNERWLKLGRATFEERAIGTVMVLTLIGWVVGGEEFGLANIALAAVVSLFMLGVVTWRDIEHHVNWGVILMYGGAIALGAAINSSGAAAWLSKVTISHWASSGVTVVLLLSLISLLLTEAMSHSAVVALLMPVSIGVAKEFGIDPRLMAPVVALPAGLAFTLPIGTPANAIAFSSGYLRMRDMLLPGAVLELCAWVAFNLFAYWYWPLLGVHIP; translated from the coding sequence ATGGCTGCCGACACTGAAGTCGTCATCGATACGCGCCGGCTGTGGGTCATCCTGCTCAGCCGCGGACGCAAAACCTACCTGCTTGCCGCCGGCGCGTTGCTGTACTGGGCGCTCGCCGCGATGCCGCAACCCAGCGGACTCAGCCGCGAAGGCCAGAAGGCGATCGCGGCCTTCGGCCTCTGTGTGTTCTACTGGATCTTCAACGTCCTGCCGCTGATGATCACCAGTCTGCTGGCGATCATCCTGCTCCCGCTCACCGGCGTCATGCGTAGCGGCCAAGCGTACGCGCTGTTCGGCAACGAAGCGGTGTTCTTCATCCTCGGCGCGTTCATCCTCGCGGCGTGCTTTATGAAGTCGGGGCTCAGCACGCGCATCGCCCTCACCATCCTTCACCGCTTTGGCAGCACACCCCGCACGCTGCTGCTGACCGTGTATCTGCTCAACTCGATCATGGCGTTCTTCATGTCAGAGCACGCGGTGGCGGCGATGAACTTTCCGATCGTCGCCGAGATGGTCGCGGTCCTCGGCTTGCAGCGGTTGCGCAGCAACTACGCGCGCGCGCTGTTCCTGGCGATGGCGTGGGGGACGAGCATCGGCGGCATCGCGACCTTGCTCGGCGGCGCCCGCGCACCGTTAGCGCTCGGCATCCTGCGCGAGGCCACGGGACAGTCATACGGCTTCCTCGAGTGGACCCTGCTGGCGCTGCCGCTGGTCGTGGTCCTGATGGTGGCGGGCTACTGGATCATCCTGTGGTTCTTCCCGATCGAGATCGACAGCATCGAAGGCGTCGAGCAGCTCCTGAACGAGCGCTGGCTCAAGCTCGGGCGCGCCACGTTCGAGGAGCGCGCCATCGGCACGGTGATGGTCCTGACGCTGATCGGCTGGGTAGTGGGCGGCGAGGAGTTCGGACTCGCCAACATCGCACTCGCCGCGGTGGTCTCGCTGTTCATGCTCGGAGTGGTGACCTGGCGTGACATTGAGCACCACGTCAACTGGGGCGTGATCCTGATGTACGGCGGCGCGATCGCGCTGGGCGCGGCGATTAACAGCTCGGGTGCCGCGGCATGGTTGTCGAAGGTGACCATCAGTCATTGGGCTTCCAGCGGAGTGACCGTCGTGCTTCTCCTCTCCTTGATATCGCTGCTGCTCACGGAAGCGATGAGCCATTCCGCCGTGGTGGCGCTGCTCATGCCGGTGAGCATCGGCGTCGCCAAGGAGTTCGGCATCGATCCGCGCCTGATGGCACCGGTCGTAGCGCTGCCCGCCGGGCTCGCCTTTACCTTGCCGATCGGAACGCCGGCGAACGCGATCGCGTTTTCGTCTGGCTACCTGCGCATGCGCGATATGCTGCTCCCGGGCGCCGTACTCGAACTGTGCGCGTGGGTGGCGTTCAACCTGTTTGCCTACTGGTACTGGCCGCTGCTCGGCGTCCATATTCCGTGA
- a CDS encoding universal stress protein, producing the protein MANPNVLILIPPGKQPRQAMRAAVDLARERGSALIALVVIDPDAAARVTSRFSEVGFMSEHTENQVSTTILRELRAQAEASLRTLAEHATKDGVAVTPLLEEGDTEDICRHVIRSHQIGVAVLVAEKRSWLTRFLARSAAVNLPTLAGCEVRVMEED; encoded by the coding sequence ATGGCCAACCCGAACGTGCTGATTCTGATTCCGCCCGGCAAGCAGCCGCGCCAAGCGATGCGCGCCGCGGTCGACCTAGCGCGCGAGCGCGGCAGTGCGCTGATCGCGCTGGTGGTCATCGATCCCGACGCCGCCGCGCGCGTGACCAGCCGCTTCTCCGAAGTCGGCTTCATGAGCGAGCACACCGAGAATCAAGTCAGCACCACGATCCTGCGCGAACTTCGCGCCCAGGCCGAAGCCAGCTTGCGCACGCTCGCGGAACACGCCACAAAGGACGGCGTTGCGGTCACGCCGTTGCTAGAAGAGGGCGACACCGAAGACATCTGTCGGCACGTGATCCGCAGCCACCAGATCGGCGTGGCCGTTTTGGTGGCCGAGAAGCGATCCTGGCTTACGCGCTTCCTGGCCCGCAGTGCCGCAGTCAACCTGCCCACGCTTGCCGGATGCGAGGTCCGGGTGATGGAAGAGGATTGA
- a CDS encoding sulfate adenylyltransferase, which translates to MPDLVPVHGGLEAPVSRTVPLSRRKQFLAEAAALPRVELSRADLSTVYRIADGTLSPLTGPMDEETWHYVLDREALDFGFRQYAWTAPVSFPVTNDESKTLRIGHSAALVHEGAIVAILRVTSVFDWDKPKHVEKFYGTTRTDHPGGHMVMDDPRTRLVGGDLWALPQQVDAEYGEFVLSPRQVRTLIAERRWERALAFQTRNPLHRAHEYALVAGVERLTAEGHFAGVVLNPLIGELKGDDVPARVRMRCYRALHEQKLLGKGDKNDALWQSRGYDLTEVFELVGLDIKMLYGGPKEAVMHGIYRQNLGFTDIVIGRKHADAPFDDGKAIWGDFDAQEIFTNLKGDLRIRPCNIGFAAYFESAGRVELMEQHPNEKPLSISGSKIREALTTGERPDAKVLRPEIADILISYYRAKGGQS; encoded by the coding sequence ATGCCCGATCTCGTTCCCGTTCACGGTGGTCTTGAAGCCCCGGTATCGCGTACCGTGCCGCTGTCGCGGCGCAAACAGTTTCTCGCCGAAGCCGCGGCGCTGCCGCGCGTCGAGTTGAGCCGCGCCGATCTCTCCACCGTCTATCGCATCGCCGACGGTACACTGTCGCCTCTCACGGGGCCGATGGACGAAGAGACTTGGCACTACGTGCTCGACCGCGAGGCATTGGATTTCGGCTTTCGCCAGTATGCATGGACCGCTCCTGTCTCGTTTCCGGTCACCAACGACGAATCCAAGACCCTGCGCATCGGACACTCGGCCGCGCTGGTTCACGAGGGCGCCATCGTCGCGATCTTGCGCGTAACCAGCGTGTTCGACTGGGACAAGCCGAAGCACGTCGAGAAATTCTATGGCACCACGCGCACCGACCATCCCGGCGGCCACATGGTCATGGATGATCCGCGCACGCGCTTGGTCGGCGGCGACTTGTGGGCGCTGCCGCAGCAAGTTGATGCGGAGTATGGCGAGTTCGTCCTCTCGCCACGCCAAGTGCGCACCCTGATCGCCGAGCGGCGATGGGAGCGCGCGCTGGCGTTTCAAACTCGCAACCCGCTGCACCGCGCGCACGAGTACGCGCTGGTGGCGGGCGTCGAGCGACTCACCGCCGAAGGTCACTTCGCCGGTGTGGTGCTCAACCCGCTGATCGGAGAACTGAAAGGCGACGACGTGCCCGCGCGCGTGCGCATGCGCTGCTATCGCGCGCTGCACGAGCAGAAGTTGCTCGGCAAGGGCGACAAGAACGACGCGCTGTGGCAGAGCCGCGGCTACGATCTCACCGAAGTCTTCGAGCTGGTCGGCCTCGACATCAAGATGCTGTACGGCGGCCCGAAGGAAGCGGTGATGCACGGCATCTATCGCCAGAACCTCGGCTTCACCGACATCGTGATCGGCCGCAAGCACGCCGACGCGCCGTTCGACGACGGCAAGGCGATCTGGGGTGACTTCGACGCGCAGGAGATCTTCACCAACTTGAAGGGTGACTTGCGCATCCGCCCGTGCAACATCGGCTTCGCCGCCTACTTCGAGAGCGCCGGGCGCGTCGAACTGATGGAGCAGCACCCGAACGAAAAGCCGTTGTCCATCTCTGGATCGAAGATTCGCGAAGCGCTCACGACCGGCGAGCGGCCCGACGCGAAAGTCCTGCGACCCGAGATCGCCGACATTCTGATTTCGTACTACCGCGCCAAGGGTGGACAGTCGTAG